The window GAAGTTGAAAAACAAAAATCAGCTATCGAAAATGCTTTAAAAGAATTTAAAGTCAAATTAGAAACTGAAGACAGTCCTTTTAAAGTATATGTTAATGATTATACTATTAATCAATTAAAAACACAACTCTCTAATCCCTGGTTACAGGCTTTTATAAAACTAGATCCTAAACCTTATTTAGAGAAAACCAATTGTCCGATTCTTGTTTTAAACGGATCAAAAGATGTACAAGTGTTACCTGAAATTAATTTACCTGAAATTGAAAAACATCTTAAAACTGCGAATAATAAGGATGTTACTATAAAACAATTGGAAGGATACAATCACTTGTTTCAAACCGCTAAAACGGGACTTTTAAATGAATATTTTACAAATGAAGAAACCTTCTCTCCTAACGTTTTAAAAATAATGTCCGATTGGATTAATGCTCGATTTTAGTATAAGTAGTAATATTACGTGAGGTTGATGTGTCGTAACACAGAATGTTAAAAATATTATATAAAAAAAGCTTCCCAATAGGAAGCTTTTTTTTATATAATATTTGAATACTTAATTCAACATTTTCCAAAGCGAATCTTTCAACTCGGTTAACCCCTGTTGTGCAACACTAGATATAAACTGATAAGGTATTGGTAATACTTTATCTAATTCTTCTTTCATTTCAGCTTTAAGTTCATCATCCAACATGTCTGACTTTGAGATAGCAATCATGCGATCTTTGTCTAACATTTCTGGATTATAACGTCTTAATTCATCTAACAAGATCTCATACTGTGCATTAATATCTGGCGCATCTGCTGGTATTAAGAATAGTAAAATCGAATTACGTTCTATATGACGTAAAAAATAATACCCTAATCCTTTTCCTTCCGCCGCACCTTCAATAATACCTGGTATATCAGCCATTACAAAAGTTTGAAAATCTCTGTATTCTACAATACCTAAATTTGGCTTAAGCGTCGTAAACTCGTAATCTGCAATTTTCGGTTTTGCTGAGGTCACCACAGATAAAAGTGTAGATTTTCCTGCATTAGGGAAACCAACTAATCCAACATCTGCCAAAACTTTAAGTTCTAAAGTAATAAAATGCTCTACCAAAGGCAAACCTGGTTGTGCATAACGTGGCGTTTGGTTTGTCGAACTTCTAAAATTCCAGTTTCCTAGACCTCCTTTTCCACCTTCTGCAACGATAACCTCTTCCCCTTCATCAGTAATTTCAAAAAGAATTTCGTCCGTCTCAGTATCTCTTACAACAGTACCTAAAGGCACGTCCATGTACATATCTTCTCCATCAGCTCCAGAACTTCTACTTTTACTTCCGTGTCCACCGTGTCCAGCTTTGACGTGTCGCTTAAATTTAAGATGTAATAGTGTCCAAAGATTAGAGTTCCCTCTTAAAATAACGTGTCCTCCACGTCCACCATCTCCTCCATCTGGTCCTCCTTTTGTAATAAATTTTTCGCGGTGTAAATGCACAGATCCTTTTCCTCCGTTCCCAGAAGAGACGTGCATTTTTACGTAGTCTACAAAATTTCCCTCAGTCATAATTTATTTAAAAAATTAAAACGTTATCAGTTAAAAGCTTTCACTAATACTTCAATAACTCAAACCTATTGGTTTGTATTACAATTTGTCAATTACAGTATTTAAACGTTTAGTAATATCTGTAATAGATCCTATTCCATCCACTCCAAAATATTTATTTTGAGCTGCGTAATAGTCTTTTAAAATAGCCGTTTCGCTATAATATACTTTAATTCTGTTTCTGATAATAGACTCGTCAGAATCATCTTTTCTTCCACTAGTTTTACCACGCTCTAATAAACGTTGTACCAAGACCTCATCTTCAACTTCTAGAGCAACCATTGCGCTAACTTCAGAATCTCTTGCATCCATTATCTTGTCTAAAGCTACAGCTTGTGCTTCATTTCTTGGAAAACCATCAAAAATAAATCC is drawn from Psychroserpens sp. NJDZ02 and contains these coding sequences:
- the obgE gene encoding GTPase ObgE gives rise to the protein MTEGNFVDYVKMHVSSGNGGKGSVHLHREKFITKGGPDGGDGGRGGHVILRGNSNLWTLLHLKFKRHVKAGHGGHGSKSRSSGADGEDMYMDVPLGTVVRDTETDEILFEITDEGEEVIVAEGGKGGLGNWNFRSSTNQTPRYAQPGLPLVEHFITLELKVLADVGLVGFPNAGKSTLLSVVTSAKPKIADYEFTTLKPNLGIVEYRDFQTFVMADIPGIIEGAAEGKGLGYYFLRHIERNSILLFLIPADAPDINAQYEILLDELRRYNPEMLDKDRMIAISKSDMLDDELKAEMKEELDKVLPIPYQFISSVAQQGLTELKDSLWKMLN